A window of the Streptomyces sp. NBC_01351 genome harbors these coding sequences:
- a CDS encoding ROK family transcriptional regulator, giving the protein MPASPSTARAINDRLALQLLQDSGPLTATQLKAMTGLSRPSVADLVDRLTEAGLIEVVGESGEQRRGPNAKLYGIVAHRAHLAALDVRTDSVTAVVTDLLGRPLAEAALPVGAPEDAVAALLRTAREAGADELHTVVIGAPGLVAPATGELRDTTGLPAWHRELVAVLQRSLPAVVVVENETNLAALAEQRLGAARDLDSFVLLWLGAGVGAGVVLDGRLRRGASGGAGEIGFLPVPGTGGLPSATDCAGGFHALVGRDAVVALAREHGFEGPAEEAAAGAAGEAFLEALADRLALGAAAAAALLDPGCVVLAGELGRAGGPALAARVAARLASLTPVPTEVRATTLGDPAVLAGARLAAREAAQAVLFGG; this is encoded by the coding sequence GTGCCCGCCTCGCCGAGCACGGCGCGTGCCATCAACGACCGCCTGGCCCTGCAACTCCTGCAGGACTCCGGACCGCTGACGGCCACCCAGCTCAAGGCCATGACCGGACTCTCCCGCCCCTCGGTCGCCGACCTCGTCGACCGGCTCACCGAGGCCGGGCTGATCGAGGTCGTCGGGGAGTCGGGCGAACAGCGGCGCGGCCCCAACGCCAAGCTCTACGGGATCGTGGCCCACCGCGCGCACCTGGCCGCCCTGGACGTACGGACCGACAGCGTCACCGCCGTCGTCACCGACCTCCTCGGCAGGCCCCTCGCCGAGGCGGCCCTGCCGGTGGGCGCCCCCGAGGACGCGGTGGCCGCCCTGCTGCGCACCGCCCGCGAGGCAGGGGCCGACGAACTGCACACCGTCGTCATCGGCGCCCCCGGGCTGGTCGCCCCCGCCACCGGAGAACTCCGCGACACCACCGGTCTGCCGGCCTGGCACCGGGAGCTGGTGGCGGTCCTGCAGCGGAGCCTGCCGGCCGTGGTGGTCGTCGAGAACGAAACGAACCTGGCGGCCCTCGCCGAGCAGCGCCTGGGCGCCGCCCGCGATCTGGACTCCTTCGTCCTGCTGTGGCTCGGCGCGGGGGTGGGCGCGGGAGTGGTCCTGGACGGCCGGCTCCGCCGGGGCGCCTCGGGCGGGGCCGGGGAGATCGGCTTCCTCCCGGTCCCGGGCACCGGCGGGCTGCCGTCGGCCACCGACTGCGCGGGCGGCTTCCACGCCCTGGTGGGCCGGGACGCGGTCGTGGCGCTGGCGCGCGAACACGGCTTCGAGGGGCCGGCGGAGGAAGCGGCGGCGGGGGCCGCCGGGGAGGCCTTCCTCGAAGCCCTCGCCGACCGCCTGGCCCTGGGCGCGGCGGCCGCCGCGGCGCTGCTGGACCCGGGCTGCGTGGTCCTGGCCGGCGAACTCGGCCGCGCGGGCGGCCCCGCCCTGGCGGCCCGGGTCGCGGCCCGCCTGGCGTCACTGACCCCGGTCCCGACGGAGGTCCGAGCCACGACCCTGGGCGACCCGGCGGTCCTGGCGGGGGCCAGACTGGCGGCCCGCGAGGCGGCCCAGGCGGTGCTGTTCGGGGGGTGA
- a CDS encoding SDR family oxidoreductase encodes MSTILVTGGTGTLGRPVVARLQEADHEVRVLSRHADRYPVDLRNGNGLDAALAGVEVVVHCASSPRGGDDVAAGHLIEAARRAGTVRNLVYISIVGVDVVPLGYYKAKLKVERMLEASGLGVTILRTTQFHDLVAQLVETAAKLPLVPLPLPSGVRVQPIAVEEVAARLADLAVPTPSGRVPDMGGPEILPLTDLARTYLAATRRRRRIIPLRLAGKAYAGFRRGGHLAPPHAVGRGTFAEFAAGRGREG; translated from the coding sequence ATGAGCACCATCCTCGTCACCGGAGGCACCGGAACCCTCGGCAGGCCGGTCGTCGCCCGGCTCCAGGAGGCGGACCACGAGGTCCGCGTCCTGAGCCGGCACGCGGACCGGTACCCGGTCGACCTGCGCAACGGCAACGGCCTGGACGCCGCCCTGGCGGGCGTGGAGGTCGTCGTGCACTGCGCCAGCTCGCCGCGCGGGGGCGACGACGTGGCCGCGGGACACCTGATCGAAGCGGCCCGCCGGGCGGGTACCGTCCGCAACCTCGTCTACATCTCGATCGTCGGCGTGGACGTGGTCCCCCTCGGCTACTACAAGGCCAAGCTGAAGGTGGAGCGGATGCTGGAGGCGTCCGGGCTGGGCGTGACGATCCTGCGCACGACCCAGTTCCACGACCTGGTGGCGCAGCTGGTGGAGACGGCGGCGAAGCTGCCGCTCGTCCCGCTGCCCCTGCCGAGCGGAGTACGGGTCCAGCCGATCGCGGTGGAGGAGGTGGCGGCCCGCCTGGCGGACCTGGCCGTCCCGACCCCCTCGGGCCGGGTCCCGGACATGGGCGGCCCGGAGATCCTCCCCCTGACCGACCTGGCCCGCACCTACCTCGCGGCCACGCGGCGTCGGCGGCGCATCATCCCGCTGCGGTTGGCGGGCAAGGCGTACGCGGGGTTCAGGCGGGGCGGCCACCTGGCACCGCCCCACGCGGTGGGACGCGGCACGTTCGCGGAGTTCGCGGCGGGGCGGGGGCGGGAGGGGTAG
- a CDS encoding chitinase C-terminal domain-containing protein, with product MLSPTRMRAMLLASGAAIAGLLVAGLSTGVSHAADNESCRPDGLYKTAGVDVPYCSVYDSEGREKMGADHQRRVIGYFTGWRTGKNGEPAYLAHNIPWSKVTHLNYAFAHVGADNKLSVGADNANNAATGMTWPGVAGAEMDPALPYKGHFNQLTKFKKQYPDVKTLISVGGWAETGGYFGDDGNRVASGGFYSMATNADGSVNQAGIETFADSSVEFIRKYGFNGVDIDYEYPTTMKDAGNPLDWQLSNARRAGLVKGYDVLMRTLREKLDRAGAADGKHYLLSVAAPSSGYLLRGMETFQMQKYLDYVNIMSYDLHGAWNEYVGPNASLFDDGKDGELAAAGVYSTSQYGGIGYLNTDWAYHYFRGSMPGGRINIGLPYYTRGFKNVQGGTDGLWGKAPATTCPAGAGLTKCGDGAVGIDNLWHDKDTNGVESPAGSNPMWHAKNLEKGVVGDYVTKYGFPANTTLTGTYARKYDSTLVAPWLWNAQKKVFLSTEDEQSVAAKADYVVNKGIGGTMVWELAGDYSYNAAKGQYEMGDTLTDTMYQKFKAASPYGAKKAGATLPTQAVDIKTEFTEFKLGDSNYPLTPKLKITNNTNATLPGGTEFQFDYGTSAPNNASDQSGFGTTVISSGHTGNNIGGLKGDFQRVSLKLPAWQTLAPGASVDLAFNYYLPVSTPSNWTVNISGTTYALAGDLARGTTLVQPGGTTTPPTTTPPTTTPPTTTPPTTTPPTGGACTSPAYVAGTVYNSGNVVSHKGRNWKAQWWTQNEEPGTTGEWGVWKDQGAC from the coding sequence ATGCTGTCCCCCACACGTATGAGAGCGATGCTCCTGGCATCCGGCGCCGCAATCGCCGGACTGCTGGTCGCGGGCCTCTCGACCGGCGTCTCCCACGCCGCCGACAACGAGAGCTGTCGCCCTGACGGGCTGTACAAGACGGCCGGCGTCGACGTCCCCTACTGCTCGGTCTACGACTCCGAAGGCCGCGAGAAGATGGGCGCCGACCACCAGCGCCGCGTCATCGGCTACTTCACCGGCTGGCGCACGGGCAAGAACGGCGAGCCCGCCTACCTGGCCCACAACATCCCGTGGTCCAAGGTCACGCACCTGAACTACGCCTTCGCCCACGTGGGCGCCGACAACAAGCTGTCGGTCGGCGCGGACAACGCGAACAACGCCGCCACCGGCATGACCTGGCCGGGTGTCGCGGGCGCCGAGATGGACCCGGCGCTCCCTTACAAGGGCCACTTCAACCAGCTGACGAAATTCAAGAAGCAGTACCCGGACGTCAAGACGCTGATCTCGGTCGGCGGCTGGGCCGAGACCGGCGGCTACTTCGGCGACGACGGCAACCGCGTCGCGTCGGGCGGCTTCTACTCGATGGCCACCAACGCCGACGGCTCGGTCAACCAGGCCGGCATCGAGACCTTCGCGGACTCCTCCGTCGAGTTCATCCGCAAGTACGGGTTCAACGGCGTCGACATCGACTACGAGTACCCGACCACGATGAAGGACGCCGGCAACCCGCTGGACTGGCAGCTGTCCAACGCCCGCCGCGCGGGCCTGGTCAAGGGCTACGACGTCCTGATGAGGACGCTGCGCGAGAAGCTCGACCGCGCGGGCGCCGCCGACGGCAAGCACTACCTGCTCTCCGTCGCCGCCCCCTCCTCCGGCTACCTGCTGCGGGGCATGGAGACGTTCCAGATGCAGAAGTACCTGGACTACGTCAACATCATGTCCTACGACCTGCACGGCGCCTGGAACGAGTACGTCGGCCCGAACGCCTCGCTCTTCGACGACGGCAAGGACGGCGAACTGGCCGCCGCCGGCGTCTACTCCACCTCCCAGTACGGCGGCATCGGCTACCTCAACACCGACTGGGCGTACCACTACTTCCGCGGCTCCATGCCGGGCGGCCGCATCAACATCGGCCTGCCCTACTACACCCGCGGCTTCAAGAACGTACAGGGCGGCACCGACGGCCTGTGGGGCAAGGCCCCCGCGACCACCTGCCCGGCCGGCGCGGGCCTGACCAAGTGCGGTGACGGCGCGGTCGGCATCGACAACCTGTGGCACGACAAGGACACCAACGGGGTCGAGTCCCCGGCGGGCTCCAACCCGATGTGGCACGCCAAGAACCTGGAGAAGGGCGTCGTCGGCGACTACGTCACCAAGTACGGCTTCCCGGCGAACACCACGCTGACCGGCACCTACGCCCGCAAGTACGACTCCACGCTGGTGGCGCCGTGGCTGTGGAACGCGCAGAAGAAGGTCTTCCTCTCCACGGAGGACGAGCAGTCGGTGGCGGCCAAGGCCGACTACGTGGTGAACAAGGGCATCGGCGGCACGATGGTCTGGGAGCTCGCGGGCGACTACTCGTACAACGCGGCCAAGGGCCAGTACGAGATGGGCGACACGCTCACCGACACCATGTACCAGAAGTTCAAGGCGGCCTCCCCCTACGGGGCGAAGAAGGCGGGCGCCACCCTGCCCACCCAGGCCGTGGACATCAAGACGGAGTTCACCGAGTTCAAACTGGGCGACTCCAACTACCCGCTCACCCCGAAGCTCAAGATCACCAACAACACGAACGCCACACTGCCCGGCGGCACCGAGTTCCAGTTCGACTACGGCACTTCGGCCCCGAACAACGCCTCGGACCAGTCCGGCTTCGGCACGACGGTGATCAGCAGTGGCCACACCGGCAACAACATCGGCGGCCTCAAGGGCGACTTCCAGCGGGTCTCCCTGAAGCTCCCGGCCTGGCAGACGCTGGCCCCGGGCGCCTCGGTCGACCTGGCGTTCAACTACTACCTGCCGGTGTCCACGCCCTCCAACTGGACGGTGAACATCTCGGGCACCACCTACGCCCTCGCCGGGGACCTGGCACGCGGTACGACGCTGGTCCAGCCGGGCGGCACCACGACCCCGCCGACGACCACTCCCCCGACCACGACGCCTCCGACCACGACCCCGCCCACCACGACGCCTCCGACGGGCGGTGCCTGCACCAGCCCGGCGTACGTCGCGGGCACCGTGTACAACAGCGGCAACGTCGTCTCCCACAAGGGCCGCAACTGGAAGGCCCAGTGGTGGACGCAGAACGAAGAGCCCGGCACCACGGGTGAATGGGGCGTCTGGAAGGACCAGGGCGCCTGCTGA
- the ribD gene encoding bifunctional diaminohydroxyphosphoribosylaminopyrimidine deaminase/5-amino-6-(5-phosphoribosylamino)uracil reductase RibD — protein MRRAIELAARGLGSTSPNPVVGCVITDAAGRIVGEGWHERAGGPHAEVHALHAAGEAARGGTAYVTLEPCNHTGRTGPCAQALVAAGITRVVYAVSDPNPQASGGGATLRAAGVDTEAGLLAEEAEAGNTAWLTSVRLGRPYILWKYAATLDGRIAAADGTSRWISSAESRADVHRLRAEADAVVVGSGTLRADDPHLAVRGIEGADQPLRVVLDTHATIRPTARVLDEAAPTLVVVAEDADTRHLAGVELARLPYDKYGISVDALLRELYGRGIRSVLLEGGPTLAGAFVAAGAVDKVVGYLAPVLLGAGPAALADAGIGTITDALRLRITETVRIGTDIRVTAVPTAAPSAPTALKEH, from the coding sequence ATGCGCCGAGCCATCGAGCTCGCGGCCCGTGGACTCGGCTCCACCAGCCCCAACCCGGTCGTCGGCTGCGTCATCACCGACGCCGCGGGCAGGATCGTGGGCGAGGGCTGGCACGAGCGGGCCGGCGGCCCGCACGCCGAGGTCCACGCCCTGCACGCGGCAGGCGAGGCGGCACGCGGCGGCACCGCCTACGTCACCCTCGAACCCTGCAACCACACCGGCCGTACGGGACCCTGCGCGCAGGCACTCGTCGCCGCCGGGATCACCCGCGTGGTCTACGCCGTCTCCGACCCGAACCCGCAGGCCAGCGGAGGCGGCGCGACCCTGCGCGCCGCCGGGGTCGACACCGAGGCCGGGCTGCTCGCGGAGGAGGCCGAGGCGGGCAACACCGCCTGGCTGACCTCCGTACGCCTGGGCCGCCCGTACATCCTGTGGAAGTACGCCGCGACCCTCGACGGCCGCATCGCCGCCGCCGACGGCACCAGCCGCTGGATCAGCTCCGCCGAGTCCCGCGCCGACGTCCACCGGCTGCGCGCCGAGGCCGACGCCGTCGTCGTCGGCTCCGGCACCCTGCGCGCCGACGACCCGCACCTCGCGGTCCGCGGCATCGAAGGGGCCGACCAGCCCCTGCGCGTCGTCCTGGACACCCACGCCACCATCCGGCCCACCGCCCGCGTCCTGGACGAGGCCGCGCCGACGCTCGTCGTCGTGGCCGAGGATGCCGACACCCGCCACCTCGCCGGAGTGGAACTGGCCCGGCTCCCGTACGACAAGTACGGGATCTCCGTGGACGCCCTGCTCCGCGAGCTGTACGGGCGCGGCATCCGCTCCGTCCTCCTCGAAGGCGGCCCCACCCTGGCCGGCGCCTTCGTCGCCGCCGGGGCCGTCGACAAGGTCGTCGGCTACCTCGCCCCGGTCCTCCTCGGCGCGGGCCCCGCGGCCCTCGCCGACGCCGGCATCGGCACCATCACCGACGCGCTACGGCTCCGGATCACCGAAACCGTCCGCATCGGCACGGACATCCGCGTCACCGCCGTCCCGACGGCAGCCCCCTCCGCCCCCACAGCCCTCAAGGAGCACTGA
- a CDS encoding riboflavin synthase, with protein MFTGIVEELGEVVAVEELAEASRFRLRGPVVTEDAKHGDSIAVNGVCLTVVETGDGEFTADVMQETLNRSSLGALTKGSRVNLERPMALGGRLGGHLVQGHVDGTGEIVSRTPSEHWEIVKVALPADLSRYVVEKGSITVDGVSLTVVEAAADWFTISLIPTTLALTTLGIKQPGDPVNLEVDVLAKYVERLLGADREAGK; from the coding sequence GTGTTCACCGGAATCGTCGAAGAACTGGGCGAGGTCGTCGCCGTCGAGGAGCTCGCCGAAGCCTCCCGCTTCCGCCTGCGCGGCCCCGTCGTCACCGAGGACGCCAAGCACGGCGACTCCATCGCCGTCAACGGCGTCTGCCTGACGGTCGTGGAGACCGGCGACGGCGAGTTCACCGCCGACGTCATGCAGGAGACCCTGAACCGCTCCAGCCTCGGCGCCCTGACCAAGGGCTCCCGGGTCAACCTGGAGCGCCCGATGGCACTCGGCGGACGGCTGGGCGGTCACCTGGTCCAGGGGCACGTGGACGGAACGGGCGAGATCGTCTCGCGGACGCCCTCGGAGCACTGGGAGATCGTCAAGGTCGCCCTCCCGGCGGACCTCTCGCGCTACGTCGTCGAGAAGGGCTCCATCACCGTCGACGGCGTCAGCCTCACCGTGGTCGAGGCGGCCGCCGACTGGTTCACCATCAGCCTCATCCCCACCACCCTCGCGCTGACCACCCTGGGCATCAAGCAGCCCGGCGACCCGGTCAACCTCGAGGTCGACGTACTCGCGAAGTACGTCGAGCGGCTGCTGGGCGCGGACCGGGAGGCGGGGAAGTGA
- a CDS encoding nicotinamide mononucleotide transporter family protein has protein sequence MSALTWLNAEAFVVFGQKVIWSDMIGNLMGLGALALGWRRSIWTWPAQLLSGLILIAAYASAHLAGGVGKQLLVIGVAAWGWRAWQLGRQQAQDGSIAVRTASWKERGLLLAGAVLGTLAVGGLFTLFPHLSWSPWADAYIFVGTIVAMVAQARGLVEFWFAWLLVDLVGVPLAFNNGLAFSGLVYVVYFALVLWGAYDWYQRSRTTPAPALEGATA, from the coding sequence GTGAGCGCGCTGACCTGGCTGAACGCGGAGGCCTTCGTGGTCTTCGGCCAGAAGGTCATCTGGTCCGACATGATCGGCAACCTGATGGGCCTGGGCGCCCTCGCCCTCGGCTGGCGCCGCTCCATATGGACCTGGCCCGCCCAGCTCCTCTCCGGCCTGATCCTCATCGCCGCCTACGCCTCCGCCCACCTGGCCGGCGGCGTCGGCAAGCAGCTCCTGGTCATCGGCGTCGCCGCCTGGGGTTGGCGCGCCTGGCAGCTCGGCAGGCAGCAGGCTCAGGACGGCTCCATCGCCGTGCGCACCGCATCCTGGAAGGAGCGCGGACTGCTCCTCGCCGGAGCGGTCCTCGGCACGCTCGCCGTCGGCGGCCTGTTCACGCTCTTCCCGCACCTGTCGTGGAGCCCGTGGGCCGACGCCTACATCTTCGTCGGCACCATCGTCGCGATGGTCGCCCAGGCCCGCGGCCTCGTCGAGTTCTGGTTCGCCTGGCTCCTCGTCGACCTGGTCGGCGTCCCCCTCGCCTTCAACAACGGACTGGCCTTCTCCGGCCTCGTCTACGTCGTGTACTTCGCCCTCGTGTTGTGGGGCGCCTACGACTGGTACCAGCGCTCGCGCACCACCCCCGCCCCGGCCCTGGAAGGAGCAACGGCATGA
- a CDS encoding bifunctional 3,4-dihydroxy-2-butanone-4-phosphate synthase/GTP cyclohydrolase II, with protein sequence MTSLKPVPDIEVEETFRLDPVEQAIRDIAAGRPVVVVDDEDRENEGDLVIAAEKATPEIIAFMMSECRGLICAPMEGDELERLELPQMVQNNTESMKTAFTVSVDASAAHGVTTGISAADRATTLRLLADGVSGPGEFVRPGHIFPLRAKPGGVLIRNGHTEAAVDLARLAGLRPAGAIVEIAGEDGVMLRLPELIPFARKHGLTIISIEDLIAYRSSAEPTVRREAEVSLPTSFGDFTAYGYRSTVDGVEHVALVHGEIGDGEDVLVRMHSECLTGDIFSSQRCDCGPQLHASMERIQAEGRGVVVYLRGHEGRGIGLLSKLRAYELQERGRDTLDANLELGLPADARDYAAGAQILADLGARSVRLLTNNPEKSAALERHGITVKGRVSMPVEAGEHNLRYLRTKRDRMGHDLPWLDPAVVPASTCGNQ encoded by the coding sequence ATGACCAGCCTCAAGCCCGTGCCCGACATCGAGGTCGAAGAGACCTTCCGCCTCGACCCCGTCGAGCAGGCCATCCGCGACATCGCGGCCGGCCGGCCCGTCGTCGTCGTCGACGACGAGGACCGCGAGAACGAGGGCGACCTCGTCATCGCCGCCGAGAAGGCCACCCCCGAGATCATCGCCTTCATGATGAGCGAGTGCCGTGGCCTGATCTGCGCCCCCATGGAGGGCGACGAGCTGGAGCGGCTCGAACTCCCGCAGATGGTCCAGAACAACACCGAGTCGATGAAGACCGCCTTCACCGTCTCCGTCGACGCGAGCGCCGCCCACGGAGTCACCACCGGCATCTCGGCCGCCGACCGCGCCACCACCCTGCGGCTCCTCGCCGACGGCGTCTCCGGTCCCGGCGAGTTCGTCCGCCCCGGCCACATCTTCCCGCTGCGCGCCAAGCCCGGCGGCGTCCTGATCCGCAACGGCCACACCGAGGCGGCCGTCGACCTCGCCCGCCTCGCGGGCCTGCGCCCGGCCGGCGCCATCGTGGAGATCGCCGGCGAGGACGGCGTCATGCTGCGCCTGCCCGAGCTGATCCCCTTCGCCCGCAAGCACGGCCTGACGATCATCTCCATCGAGGACCTGATCGCCTACCGCAGCTCCGCCGAGCCGACCGTGCGCCGCGAGGCCGAGGTCAGCCTGCCGACCTCCTTCGGGGACTTCACCGCGTACGGCTACCGCTCCACCGTCGACGGTGTCGAGCACGTCGCCCTCGTCCACGGTGAGATCGGCGACGGCGAGGACGTCCTGGTCCGCATGCACTCCGAGTGCCTGACCGGCGACATCTTCTCCTCCCAGCGCTGCGACTGCGGCCCCCAGCTGCACGCCTCCATGGAGCGCATCCAGGCCGAGGGCCGCGGGGTCGTCGTCTACCTGCGCGGCCACGAGGGCCGCGGCATCGGACTGCTGTCCAAGCTGCGCGCGTACGAACTCCAGGAGCGCGGCCGCGACACTCTCGACGCCAACCTGGAGCTGGGCCTGCCCGCCGACGCCCGCGACTACGCGGCCGGCGCGCAGATCCTCGCCGACCTGGGCGCGCGGAGCGTCCGGCTGCTGACCAACAACCCCGAGAAGTCCGCCGCCCTCGAACGGCACGGCATCACGGTCAAGGGCCGGGTGTCGATGCCGGTCGAGGCGGGCGAGCACAATCTGCGGTACCTGCGCACCAAGCGGGACCGGATGGGCCACGACCTGCCCTGGCTGGACCCGGCCGTCGTGCCCGCGTCCACCTGCGGCAACCAGTAG
- the ribH gene encoding 6,7-dimethyl-8-ribityllumazine synthase: protein MSGKGAPELSVKNCGDLRVAVIAAQWHEKVMDGLVDGALRALHELGIDEPTLLRVPGSFELPVVAKVLAGRGYDAIVALGVVIRGGTPHFDYVCQGVTQGLVQVSIDTGVPVGFGVLTCDNDEQALDRAGLEGSNEDKGHEAVTAAVSTAMTLRTVSEPWR from the coding sequence GTGAGCGGCAAGGGCGCACCCGAACTGAGCGTGAAGAACTGCGGAGACCTCCGAGTCGCGGTGATCGCGGCCCAGTGGCACGAGAAGGTCATGGACGGACTGGTCGACGGCGCCCTGCGGGCCCTGCACGAGCTCGGCATCGACGAGCCGACCCTGCTGCGCGTCCCGGGCAGCTTCGAGCTCCCCGTCGTGGCGAAGGTACTCGCCGGTCGCGGTTACGATGCCATCGTCGCCCTCGGAGTGGTCATCCGCGGCGGCACCCCGCACTTCGACTACGTCTGCCAGGGCGTCACCCAGGGCCTGGTACAGGTGTCGATCGACACCGGAGTCCCCGTCGGCTTCGGTGTACTGACCTGCGACAACGACGAGCAGGCGCTGGACCGCGCCGGGCTCGAGGGGTCGAACGAGGACAAGGGGCACGAAGCGGTCACCGCCGCCGTCTCCACGGCCATGACCCTGCGGACCGTCAGCGAACCCTGGCGCTGA
- a CDS encoding phosphoribosyl-ATP diphosphatase produces MANNPSKSFEELFTELQLKAANGDPSTSRTAELVHKGVHAIGKKVVEEAAEVWMAAEYESKEAAAEEISQLLYHVQVMMVARGISLDDVYAHL; encoded by the coding sequence ATGGCGAACAATCCCTCCAAGAGCTTCGAAGAGCTCTTCACCGAGCTCCAGCTCAAGGCCGCCAACGGCGACCCCAGCACCTCCCGCACCGCCGAGCTCGTCCACAAGGGCGTCCATGCCATCGGCAAGAAGGTCGTCGAGGAGGCCGCCGAGGTCTGGATGGCCGCCGAATACGAGAGCAAGGAAGCGGCCGCCGAGGAGATCTCCCAGCTGCTCTACCACGTCCAGGTGATGATGGTGGCGCGCGGGATCTCCCTCGACGACGTCTACGCGCACCTCTGA
- the hisG gene encoding ATP phosphoribosyltransferase, whose translation MLRIAVPNKGSLSGPASAMLHEAGYRMRKESKELVVVDPENGVEFFYLRPKDIAIYVSSGKLDIGITGRDLLLDSGASAEEILPLNFGRSTFRYATKPGTAKGPEDFHGMTIATSYEGIVAKHLADKGIEASVVHLDGAVETAIQLGVAQIIADVVETGTSLRNAGLEIIGEPIMTSEAVVIRGNGTDPEDPQAQQFLRRLQGVLVARSYVMMDYDCRAEHLERAVALTPGLESPTVSPLHNEGWVAVRAMVPAKEAQRIMDDLYELGARAILTTSIHACRL comes from the coding sequence ATGCTGCGCATCGCCGTCCCCAACAAGGGTTCACTCTCCGGACCGGCGTCGGCGATGCTCCATGAGGCCGGCTACCGGATGCGCAAGGAGTCCAAGGAACTCGTGGTCGTCGACCCCGAGAACGGGGTGGAGTTCTTCTACCTCCGCCCCAAGGACATCGCGATCTACGTCTCCTCGGGCAAGCTCGACATCGGCATCACCGGCCGTGACCTGCTGCTCGACTCCGGCGCCAGCGCCGAGGAGATCCTGCCGCTGAACTTCGGCCGGTCCACCTTCCGCTACGCCACCAAGCCCGGCACCGCGAAGGGCCCCGAGGACTTCCACGGGATGACCATCGCCACCTCGTACGAGGGAATCGTGGCCAAGCACCTCGCCGACAAGGGCATCGAGGCCTCGGTCGTCCACCTCGACGGCGCGGTCGAGACCGCCATCCAGCTCGGCGTCGCCCAGATCATCGCGGACGTCGTCGAGACGGGCACCAGCCTGCGCAACGCCGGCCTGGAGATCATCGGCGAGCCGATCATGACCTCCGAGGCCGTCGTCATCCGCGGCAACGGCACCGACCCCGAAGACCCGCAGGCCCAGCAGTTCCTGCGCCGCCTCCAGGGCGTCCTGGTCGCCCGCAGCTACGTGATGATGGACTACGACTGCCGCGCCGAGCACCTGGAACGCGCGGTCGCCCTCACCCCGGGCCTGGAGTCGCCGACCGTCTCCCCGCTGCACAACGAGGGCTGGGTCGCCGTCCGCGCCATGGTTCCCGCCAAGGAAGCCCAGCGGATCATGGACGACCTGTACGAGCTCGGCGCGCGCGCGATCCTCACCACCTCGATCCACGCCTGCCGGCTCTGA
- a CDS encoding PH domain-containing protein: protein MSEPAAQPVPPALPVTFRPTRTRAVLLSVGLVMFTTITAIAVLLERLNPGERISFVFIAALLTSVLVLLSRPKVVADEGGVTVVNLTTKRRLEWAQILRVNLRPGDPWVFLDLNDGTSLPALGIQPGVAKAQAIGDARALRALAEARGTGANDR, encoded by the coding sequence ATGAGCGAGCCCGCCGCACAGCCCGTACCGCCCGCCCTGCCGGTCACCTTCCGGCCGACCCGCACCCGGGCGGTGCTGCTGAGCGTCGGGCTCGTCATGTTCACCACCATCACGGCGATCGCCGTCCTCCTGGAGCGGCTCAACCCGGGGGAGCGGATCAGCTTCGTCTTCATCGCCGCGCTGCTGACCTCCGTACTCGTCCTGCTCAGCCGCCCCAAGGTGGTCGCAGACGAGGGTGGCGTCACCGTCGTCAACCTGACGACCAAGCGCCGCCTGGAGTGGGCGCAGATCCTGCGCGTCAACCTCCGCCCCGGCGACCCGTGGGTGTTCCTCGACCTCAACGACGGCACCAGCCTGCCCGCCCTCGGGATCCAGCCCGGGGTCGCCAAGGCCCAGGCGATCGGCGACGCCCGCGCCCTGCGCGCCCTCGCCGAGGCACGCGGAACCGGCGCAAACGACCGCTGA